The Osmia lignaria lignaria isolate PbOS001 chromosome 14, iyOsmLign1, whole genome shotgun sequence genome has a window encoding:
- the Ir8a gene encoding ionotropic receptor 8a, whose amino-acid sequence MSTSLLLASAFFYASFLGFSLCQTSMTMLIVLEEADTQILGLLNEAAPQAEKNFGEDVITVEISTVQIDRTNLEASFERVCAALFKGISIVLDMTWTGWEKLRNMADKNGIIYKRGDSSINPYVQAIDDLLMLKNATDVGLIFEDERELNQSLYYLIGNSIIRLVVIDEFTEKTVSKIRSMRPSPSYYAIYASTSKMEDLFRTAIQGGLVKRDGIWNLVFTDNNYKDFKYINGDLQLNTSITVLTMKKNVCCRLMGESSCNCPTDVAIFSNYFKRLVGLVVSLMSELQKSGISVEPKTGRCSSPNASQTASNVTSEAFNKNILARLGGNDTFEYWSEKAMITYKAEIEFETLNNGVMEPLATWTRHTKIKEAEGRKIEPARRFFRIGTNPLVPWTVAKVDPATGQVLKDENGNEIWEGYCIDFVKKLSEEMQFDYDLVVPQDRQFGKKLPNGQWNGLIGDLAKGETDIVIAALTMTSEREEIIDFVAPYFEQSGILIVMRKPVRKPSLFKFMTVLKVEVWLSIVGALTLTGIMIWILDKYSPYSARNNKRLYPYPCREFTLKESFWFALTSFTPQGGGEAPKALSSRTLVAAYWLFVVLMLATFTANLAAFLTVERMQSPVQSLEQLARQSRINYTVLANSSVHQYFMNMKNAEDKLYTVWKEITLNSTSDQVEYRVWDYPIKEQYGHILQAITQVGPVKSSEEGFRKVIESENAEFAFIHDSSEIRYEATRNCNLTEVGDVFAEQPYAIAVQQGSHLQEEISRRILDLQKDRYFETLSSKYWNQSLKAQCMNSDDNEGITLESLGGVFIATLFGLALAMITLAGEILYYRKRNPQKDKRKNKKKVNTIDNDKIMIQKLASKLQMKPAPNTMLFEKQMNAPRVSHISVYPRNFSFKE is encoded by the exons ATGTCGACCTCCCTGTTGCTCGCGAGTGCCTTCTTCTACGCCTCCTTCCTTGGATTTTCTTTGTGTCAGACATCAATGACCATGC TAATAGTGTTAGAGGAAGCAGACACGCAGATTCTGGGCCTACTGAACGAGGCTGCGCCTCAAGCTGAGAAGAACTTTGGGGAGGATGTCATCACCGTTGAGATTTCCACTGTCCAAATTGATCGAACAAACTTGGAGGCCAGTTTTGAGAGAG TATGTGCTGCCTTATTTAAGGGAATCAGTATCGTACTCGACATGACTTGGACCGGCTGGGAAAAGCTACGAAACATGGCCGACAAGAATGGAATAATATACAAACGGGGCGATAGCAGTATAAATCCGTATGTGCAAGCGATCGATGATCTTTTAATGTTGAAGAATGCCACGGACGTGGGCTTGATCTTCGAAGATGAAAGGG AGTTGAATCAGAGTCTGTATTATTTGATTGGAAATTCGATAATCAGATTGGTGGTGATCGATGAATTCACGGAGAAAACGGTTTCGAAGATACGGAGCATGAGACCTTCGCCATCTTATTATGCGATTTATGCGAGCACATCGAAAATGGAGGACCTATTTCGAACA GCCATTCAAGGAGGATTGGTAAAACGAGATGGGATCTGGAACTTAGTGTTCACAGACAATAATTACAAAGACTTTAAATATATCAATGGAGATTTACAATTAAACACATCGATCACCGTTCTGACGATGAAGAAGAATGTTTGCTGTCGTCTGATGGGTGAATCTTCCTGCAATTGTCCCACCGATGTTGCG ATATTTTCGAACTACTTTAAACGACTGGTAGGCCTAGTAGTGAGTTTAATGAGTGAACTACAAAAATCAGGGATCAGTGTGGAGCCAAAAACTGGACGATGTTCCTCTCCAAACGCCAGTCAAACCGCTTCGAACGTTACCTCTGAGGCTTTTAACAAAAACATACTGGCT agACTAGGAGGCAATGACACTTTCGAGTATTGGTCGGAGAAAGCAATGATCACGTACAAAGCAGAAATAGAATTCGAAACTCTTAATAACGGGGTCATGGAGCCTTTGGCTACCTGGACGAGACATACCAAGATTAAAGAAGCTGAAGGAAGAAAGATCGAACCTGCCAGAAGATTTTTTCGGATTGGAACTAATCCT TTAGTACCTTGGACGGTGGCCAAAGTGGACCCTGCAACCGGACAGGTGCTGAAAGatgaaaatggaaatgaaatatGGGAAGGTTATTGTATAGACTTCGTGAAGAAACTCTCCGAAGAAATGCAGTTCGATTATGACTTAGTCGTACCTCAAGATCGACAATTTGGAAAGAAGTTGCCTAATGGACAATGGAACGGCTTGATTGGTGACCTTGCTAAAGgg GAAACTGACATCGTAATTGCCGCACTGACGATGACATCAGAACGCGAGGAGATTATCGATTTCGTGGCTCCCTACTTCGAACAGTCTGGTATACTAATCG TAATGAGAAAACCAGTTCGCAAACCTTCCTTGTTCAAATTCATGACGGTCCTTAAGGTTGAAGTCTGGCTTAGCATCGTGGGTGCGCTAACGTTAACTGGAATCATGATTTGGATACTCGATAAATATTCTCCTTACAGTGCTAGAAATAACAAACGTTTGTATCCATACCCCTGTAG agaatttacaTTGAAGGAGAGCTTTTGGTTCGCCCTGACCTCCTTCACTCCTCAGGGTGGGGGTGAAGCACCCAAGGCACTATCAAGCAGAACTCTCGTGGCAGCCTACTGGTTGTTCGTCGTCCTAATGCTTGCCACCTTCACTGCTAATTTGGCAGCTTTCCTCACCGTGGAACGAATGCAG TCCCCAGTTCAATCGTTGGAGCAATTGGCCAGGCAATCAAGAATTAATTACACTGTTCTGGCCAATTCTAGTGTGCATCAATATTTCATGAACATGAAAAATGCTGAAGACAAATTGTACAC TGTATGGAAGGAAATCACATTGAACAGTACGAGCGACCAAGTGGAATACAGAGTATGGGACTACCCTATCAAAGAACAATATGGCCACATTCTGCAAGCGATAACGCAAGTGGGCCCAGTGAAAAGTTCCGAGGAAGGCTTTCGAAAG GTGATAGAAAGCGAGAACGCGGAATTCGCTTTTATCCACGACTCGTCGGAGATCCGCTATGAAGCAACGAGAAACTGCAATTTGACAGAGGTTGGAGATGTGTTCGCAGAACAACCTTATGCAATTGCTGTCCAACAAGGAAGTCACCTGCAAGAGGAGATAAGCAGAAG aaTTCTTGATCTACAGAAGGACAGGTACTTTGAAACATTGTCATCGAAGTATTGGAATCAGTCTTTGAAAGCACAGTGCATGAATTCTGATGACAATGAGGGAATAACGTTGGAAAGTTTGG GTGGAGTATTCATTGCAACTCTATTCGGACTCGCTTTAGCGATGATCACATTAGCTGGAGAGATACTCTACTACCGCAAACGCAACCCACAAAAGGACAAAcgaaaaaataagaagaaggtGAACACCATTGATAACGACAAGATCATGATCCAGAAACTAGCATCGAAATTGCAGATGAAACCTGCCCCTAACACTATGCTGTTCGAGAAACAGATGAATGCTCCTCGAGTGTCTCACATCTCTGTATACCCACGGAATTTCTCTTTCAAAGAGTAA
- the LOC117605648 gene encoding uncharacterized protein LOC117605648, giving the protein MKQAVSGNFSFNTIAFNFYQLSTSSIIGLGQLFSQIYVSLTILWVSVNARFYEDRFKSLSQHEPWASDIETQDFASSEYSPSYVHFPESGKQETFESSESYDRPNKEWFSASSSKRVPLEDKHFKKIISPFYTITEKDSQKYKDIVMKSGIPYCQEIKTKKPSKDGNKNSMVCYKCKNPKTGATYEQCSYVSKPSADSSNQEEVVDDPSGFRNRRSNSDEGSYSFRGSDDYRRHDNPYRFNEKFFSDASEGVPAEYKNKDEKCEKVFKDSMVCMVCKNTKSNAKYEQCSYVRQPNEKRYAFTKSSSFKNPKEKEEAEDRDEESESKPVRERTSFDHKKESEKLSDGYKKTPDNCREVEKDSKTCTICKDPETGGNYEKCSYTYQPDDKVYKYSSSKSFGHPRKSSSSDDDSSYKDDKPSEKLTRETDDSGYKDDKHSEKLTKEADEEYKRDYSIPESSYFKDDQPEYIYHPAASETSKSTSEDEDPLAGYERSKSESEKIAERIEPSYCKRVQKGSLSCKVCKDPKTGSNSEQCSYEQQPSDKNYSYSKSKSFRTPTETEDKSYDGSEKKESHSPYKDQSFGFFGDEKPSERDARDYSTSDAESKVEEKKESTSRSTPKKTEVDFSDAFKRKAEIQKFLQEFQKEDRSNCKKLMRNKMTCYQCVDDKGFRKEECAFITDGDIAEDKIDETEVEPNRKVPRSIPEDVPAEPEVSASENIEVNRRKPETASSEEAEKPKEAEAYEYVAETKPVFDKVLGITLPAYMLATSEHEEEFDRIVVSDVV; this is encoded by the exons ATGAAA CAAGCTGTTTctggtaatttttcttttaacacgATTGCATTCAATTTCTACCAACTTTCAACATCTTCCATCATTGGCCTTGGTCAACTTTTTTCACAGATCTACGTGTCATTAACGATCCTCTGGGTCTCAGTGAATGCCAGGTTCTACGAGGACCGCTTCAAATCTCTGTCCCAGCACGAACCATGGGCAAGTGACATAGAAACACAAGACTTTGCCTCCTCCGAGTACTCGCCATCGTACGTTCATTTCCCAGAATCAGGAAAACAAGAAACATTCGAATCCTCCGAATCTTACGACAGACCCAATAAAGAATGGTTCTCAGCTTCATCCAGTAAACGAGTACCTCTCGAGGACAAACACTTTAAAAAGATAATATCTCCATTTTACACGATCACCGAGAAAGATTCTCAAAAATACAAGGACATCGTGATGAAGTCTGGCATTCCCTACTGTCAAGAAATTAAAACTAAAAAACCAAGCAAAGATGGAAACAAAAATAGCATGGTCTGTTACAAATGCAAGAATCCTAAAACTGGAGCCACTTACGAACAGTGTTCCTACGTTTCTAAACCATCAGCCGACTCCAGCAACCAAGAAGAGGTCGTTGATGATCCTTCAGGGTTTAGAAACAGAAGATCCAACTCTGATGAAGGTTCTTATAGCTTCAGAGGATCGGACGATTACAGGAGACACGACAATCCTTACAGATTCAACGAGAAGTTCTTCTCTGACGCTTCGGAAGGTGTACCAGCCGAATACAAGAACAAGGATGAGAAATGCGAAAAGGTCTTTAAAGATTCCATGGTCTGCATGGTCTGCAAGAACACCAAGAGCAATGCTAAATACGAGCAGTGTTCTTACGTTCGCCAGCCTAACGAGAAGAGGTATGCCTTTACTAAATCGAGCTCCTTCAAGAACCctaaagaaaaggaagaggcgGAGGATCGTGATGAAGAGTCGGAAAGCAAGCCAGTCAGAGAACGCACTAGTTTTGATCACAAAAAGGAATCAGAGAAACTGTCTGACGGGTACAAAAAGACTCCCGATAATTGTAGAGAGGTGGAAAAAGACTCGAAGACCTGCACCATTTGCAAAGACCCTGAAACAGGTGGTAACTATGAGAAATGTTCTTACACCTATCAGCCAGACGACAAGGTGTACAAGTACAGCAGCTCCAAGAGCTTCGGTCATCCCAGAAAATCATCATCATCCGACGATGACTCCAGTTACAAAGATGATAAACCCTCTGAGAAACTGACGAGAGAAACTGATGATTCTGGCTACAAAGACGATAAACATTCTGAGAAACTGACGAAGGAAGCTGATGAGGAGTACAAAAGAGACTACTCCATTCCTGAGAGTTCGTACTTCAAGGATGACCAACCAGAGTACATCTACCATCCAGCAGCATCGGAGACTTCGAAATCCACCTCCGAAGATGAGGATCCTCTCGCAGGATACGAAAGATCTAAATCGGAATCTGAGAAAATCGCTGAAAGGATCGAACCGAGCTACTGCAAGAGGGTGCAGAAGGGCTCGTTGAGCTGCAAGGTATGCAAGGACCCGAAGACTGGCAGCAATTCTGAACAGTGCTCGTACGAGCAGCAACCAAGCGACAAGAACTACTCTTACAGCAAGTCCAAGTCGTTTAGAACTCCTACAGAGACGGAGGACAAGTCTTATGATGGTTCAGAGAAGAAGGAATCCCATTCACCATACAAAGATCAAAGTTTCGGTTTCTTCGGGGATGAGAAACCTTCGGAGAGAGACGCCAGAGACTATTCAACATCTGATGCCGAATCGAAAGTTGAGGAGAAGAAGGAATCGACGTCGAGGTCGACCCCGAAGAAGACCGAAGTTGATTTCTCCGACGCATTTAAGAGGAAGGCGGAGATCCAAAAGTTCTTGCAAGAGTTTCAGAAGGAAGATCGCTCGAACTGCAAGAAATTGATGCGTAATAAAATGACCTGTTATCAATGCGTTGATGACAAAGGATTCCGGAAAGAGGAATGCGCTTTTATCACTGACGGTGATATAGCTGAAGACAAGATCGATGAGACTGAAGTGGAACCTAACAGAAAGGTACCAAGGTCGATCCCTGAGGATGTTCCTGCGGAACCAGAAGTTTCTGCTAGTGAAAATATCGAAGTGAACAGGAGGAAGCCTGAAACAGCGAGTTCTGAAGAGGCTGAAAAGCCGAAGGAAGCCGAAGCTTACGAATACGTTGCTGAAACTAAACCTGTGTTCGATAAGGTCCTTGGAATCACGCTTCCAGCTTACATGCTGGCCACTTCTGAACACGAAGAAGAATTTGATAGAATTGTAGTCTCGGATGTTGTTTAG